The window AGACAAACTCTCTACCTATTCTCTGACTCTTTTCTTGTTATAAACAAGGGTTTGATTCTCCTGTCTTCACAGATCTGTGCCAATCATTTGCTGTTTTGTTTGCTTTGGATAGGGAAAATATTACTCTTCGGTTTGACCTTTCTACTAATCACTTAATAATGATTGTGTCTTCATTGATCAATATAGACTTTAATCTCTGTTTCCAGTTtactgatcttgattttaaCGGTTAcacttaataataataatctgtATCAGGATTTATTTTTCTACCATTAATAACTAGTCTTCCAAGTCACTAATCTTTGTCTTACTGTATTTAGGCTATGGAGTCGTTTCTGTTCACATCAGAGTCAGTGAACGAGGGCCACCCAGACAAACTCTGCGACCAAGTCTCCGACGCAGTCCTAGACGCTTGCCTCGAGCAAGACCCTGAAAGCAAAGTCGCATGCGAGACTTGCACCAAGACCAACATGGTCATGGTCTTTGGTGAAATCACCACCAAAGCCAAAGTTGACTACGAGAAAATCGTCCGTGACACGTGTCGTGCCATCGGCTTCGTCTCAGCTGACGTCGGCCTAGACGCTGACACCTGCAAAGTCTTGGTCAACATCGAGGAGCAGAGCCCCGACATAGCTCAAGGTGTTCACGGTCATTTCACAAAACGCCCTGAGGAGATCGGAGCTGGTGACCAAGGTCACATGTTTGGGTACGCAACGGACGAGACTCCTGAGCTTATGCCGTTGAGCCATGTCTTGGCCACGAAGCTCGGTGCGCGTCTCACTGAGGTTCGGAAGAACGGGACTTGCCCGTGGGTTAGACCTGATGGGAAGACACAAGTCACCGTTGAGTACTACAACGAGAACGGTGCTATGGTCCCTGTCCGTGTGCACACCGTTCTTATCTCAACTCAACACGATGAGACCGTCACCAACGATGAGATCGCACGTGACCTCAAAGAGCACGTGATCAAGCCGGTGATCCCCGCCAAGTACCTAGACGAGAAAACCATCTTCCACCTAAACCCATCAGGGAGATTTGTCATCGGTGGTCCACACGGTGACGCTGGTCTAACCGGACGCAAGATCATCATCGACACGTACGGTGGCTGGGGAGCTCACGGTGGTGGTGCATTCTCTGGCAAAGACCCATCTAAAGTGGATAGAAGCGGTGCGTACATAGCTAGACAAGCGGCTAAGAGCATTGTGGCTAGCGATCTAGCACGCAGGGCTCTTGTTCAGGTCTCTTACGCCATTGGTGTCCCCGAGCCGTTGTCTGTTTTTGTTGATACTTATGGAACAGGGAAGATTCCAGACAAGGAGATTCTCAAGATTGTGAAGGAGAACTTTGATTTTAGGCCAGGGATGATGACTATTAACCTTGACCTCACGAGAGGTGGCAATGGGAGGTTCTTGAAGACTGCTGCATATGGGCACTTTGGTAGGGATGATCCTGACTTTACCTGGGAGGTTGTTAAGCCTCTCAAGGCTGAGAAGGCTTAAGAAGAGTCAGCTTATTGTTTTAACTACGTTTATGTTTGTTTGAAACTCTTTAAATTGCTTTTTTGGTTTTCAGTCTCTGtcttgtttgttttttatttatttttatcagtgTGATGTTTGTGCTCTTTGGTTTGGTACTTTGGTATGATGTTACGTACTCCTTGATGGTTTTTTATAATAGAGATTAGTGTGGTGGCAGAGCAAGACTTTTACTTAAGAAGACACTCAGCTTTCAAGTGCAAGTCTCCAGTATTCAAGACCAATGAAGAAAATGGATATACAGTTCTACTTATACCatacatctaatctattaaaagaggagtacaaaattagattatcccttagttttccactatatttacaatagcATGCCACttaagttattaattaacctattttttaggatttttgtcttttctcttcaattaatgtatttccaaaatcaaattctaactaaaaaatcatggcaacaataattaataaacctaaattttaatattaattgtcttttcttttttttattatacattattattatagatatgtgtgtttgaaaataattaattccatatatacatttcataattacatacattatacggtaattattttactaattccacatatacatagtaaatagtatacaaaaattttattatacataatcataaaattgtgatccataaaaatagtttatacaacaattttattatatataatcataaaattttgatccataaaaaataaaaatacatttgtgtgactttacaggtcatattctaaataaatagatgatataactaagggtttacatgataaaataaaactactcaatataaactatagaattattgtgtttagaaatgtcatattaaaaataaattaaacgggtaacttttaaaatatatattatcacttatacaaataaatatttatttataaaaaaaactaacacctgcgcgggtgcgcgggtcaagctctagttatATTAATACAGAACGTGGCATGCAGCATTTTGAGAATATGATGCAATAAttaaaccaattttcaaaaaatcggTATTCTTATAAAGGATTATTGTTTATGTAGACGCTTAGATCgatttttataaaacttacaccgatttaataaaaaattgttcTGAAAAATACCTTTCGAtttgatttttagaacactgatcAAGGGAATCAGGGGAAGCAACAGAAGAAAATTAACTATAGTACAAACATCATCTCCATtgttaaaattacaaaaatataatcatgtcaaccaaaaaaaaaaaatactaatcagTTACAGAAAGAGAATCCTCAGGTTCCAGAGAGAAAAGAGAAGCTTTTACACACAACAACCTTCTAAACACATGTCTCtatatctctttatatattacaaTATAGAAATCACACATTTATATAAagtaacatttattttatttataacttAGAAGATTCTTCAACATAGACTTACACACTCATCTTGTTCCATAGTCCAACAACTCCCACCTGAACGGTTGAAACACATAAAGCACTTCTGGGCAACTCTTGAAGAGAAGTGCCACACAGACGCAAACCGCAGCAATCGCCACCATTGACAGCATAGCTGGTCTGTATGCTACAGACCGGCGTGCTGTCCCATACACCAGCTTATGGTCACAGAGCTTGCACTGAAGCTTGTTGTTTCCATGTGTGATCTCCAACGCTGAAGAACCTGATTTGGTTTCTTTCTGCTCTCTGTCTGAGATAGAGGACGCAGGGATATTGACCACAACATGATCTTCAGTTGCTGACTTTTTATTGATCTTGCGTTGGATCAAGTGGATGTATGAGAAGTGACCGCGTAAACGAGCGTAGTCTTCTGGTGTAAAGCCTGTGGTGTCTTTAGATGTTCTCCATGCTTCAATCCCCACCTGAACCAAATACAAAAGaagatttaagttttttttttcgttctGAGAATCAGataaaaaaagaggaaaaagaTCAAATCACCATTGAGGGATCTTCTGTTAGAGCGTCCAACACATCTTCTGAACCATCTTTACCAGCTGCAATGTGAAGAGGTGTTAAACCTGCTGGACCAGCAGCGTCAGGTCTAAACAAGCTGTGTATTCTTTGCTGGTTAGGAACGACGTATCTCAAGAGCATTTCCACCATAGGCTTAGAGTTTTTCCTAACGGCTCTGTGAAGAAGGCACAGTTCTGATAGCGCGGCGGCATCAGAGGAAGAGTCACCAACAGCTCCTTCAAAGAACATATTCAGTAGCTTTCTGATCACAGCGCACCACTCTCGGTCCATTGAGAACTCGATGAGCCACTTGAAACGTGCTAATGAGAACACACCGAGCTTACTTCTGCGAAGTAGCCAACCGAGTTCATGAATGAACTCCATAGCTAGCTTAGCGGAATCAGTATCAGTGAACTCTAACGTGGTTTCGAGTATACGGATCTCAGAACAAACGTCATCTTCTTCAACCACTATGAAAGGGAAGAAACTGCTGCTGAGTCCTCCTTGGTCTTCAATCTGAAAATAGTTTGAGTCATATGAATAAACAAGTGACACAGAGGccattaaataaaaatctctCTCACCTCCATGAATCCTCTACCGCTTGTAATAGGCAAATCACAAGAGAAACTGACACACTCATTACTCTCCTTGAGATCATCATTCTCCTGAATCAAGTATTTTCCTCCTACAGCACAAAGTAACCTGAACAAAGACTGTTAGATaccaaaagaaagaagaataagaagaaaagGAAGGGGCAAGGCTTCAAAGGGGACATTAGAACCTGGTGCCAGGTCGACGGAGATTGATGCCTTTTACTGTGAACTGAGCCTTTCCTGTTGCAGCTACAGCGAGCGGTCTAACACTAATAATGTGGCTGTGATCATAACTTCTTAGCGGTAAAGAAGTGTCAACAACAACCTGACCTGTAACCCCCCAAAATTCACAATTAAAATACTTGCAAAAAATATTCAACTGATGAAAGTAATCTCGAAACTAACTAACCGTCAAACACAAATGCGTATTGGTTTTGCATCCTAACATAAATCCATCCACTTGTCCATAGAGGATCATCTGAGAGATCTAGAAGCTTGCTCAAGCTAAAGCCCATGTCATCAGAAAGCtgcaaagcaaaaaaaaaaaaaaacaaagttgatAAGTTTGGAAATTTTAATCAAGATATAAGAAGAAATGTCAAAGTAAGCTTACTTCTTCCCAAGCAGTTTCAGCTTGACGAAGATAAATGGTCAATACGATGCAACCAGGCCTAATGTAGCTCTCAATGTCAGTTGGAGTATGAGATAGCCAGTCAAGAATCTGAATatcaaagagaagagaagattaTTATTAACACATCAgtataaaaaaacaaagtttcaAGTTGAGAAAATGTACCTGTCCACGCAAGACAGGAGGAAAGTCATTTGGCTCTTTCCCAAATAGTTTGAACACAATCCTCCCTGTGCGcatctgaagaagatgaaggagGTTATTATCAATCAGCTAGAGCAAATGGAATGGATGAGGTAAgagattcatatatatatatatacctgagCATCTTCGCTGGAGCTTGATGGTGACTGGTCAGATGCTGAATCTGAGTTCCTACTAGTCTGATGTATCCAGGAAGGATAATCAGGAGAGCTTGTTGCTGGATTCGTAGTAGTAGTAGGAGGAGAAGATCTTTCGAGATCTGTGCCATCATCAGAGTCTATGTAGATGTCATTCAGATCAAAATCATTTACTTTGGTTTGTAGTTTCTCTGATCTGTTCCCATTGGCATACAGTTCCTGCCGAGGAATCTCAGGAGCTTGCTTCGAATCCTCTTGAGGAGCTGCAAGCAAACCCGAACCTCCTTGTAGAAGAAGTTCGACCAAGTTCTTCCCTAGCTGTTCACCAGCATGGCTGACAAGGCTCTTGAGAAGATGAGGCATCAAATCTTGATGGTCTGATGATCCATTGGCTGCTGCAACAAGAGAACAGAACACAATGTTAAAAATAACACTAAAACTAGAATGTCTGATGAGTAGAGGTTTTAAGTAAGTAACATACAGTGCATATTGGAGAGTATCTTCAAGAGACAAATCAACAGATAATTGCTTGATTGATTATCATCACTCAGGGGATTCCCATTGGCGGCAGGTTCAGGATTTGTCTTCCTCCTACGTTTGTTATGCCCAGCCAAACGTCTACGGCAGCTCCTCTTTCCTTCATCAAACTCCTCAAGAACATGGAACCTGGAACACACAACAATCAAAAGTTAAttcctttttgttttttaatattaactTCATTCATCATCAGGCATACCTACTACATTGCTGACAAAACCGTTGCATGATTCCAGCGACGAGTGCACTAGTAGCCTTAGAATGCATCTCACACACCTTATGACGTCTATGATAGTCCTTAACTTTGCTAAGATCAGCTTCACAGCTCTCCACCTGACAAACCGAGCGATGATTTGTCCCACTTCCTCCTCCGAGTTTCGTCTTCTTCCCTTCTCTTTCACCATTAAGATCATAACCATTCTCTCCCAGCTTCAAACTAAGCCcaccattattattattattatcagtATCTTCCCCtgtagcagcagcagcagctcttcttctcttctcaacTTCTCTTGTAATATTACCATTCCCTTCCTCAGAGCAAGAAGAAGAGCTATTCGAAGAGTTCCCTAGTGGGAAAAACTGACGCCCCATGGTTTGGCTAACACCAGGATTCAACGGTGTTGCTATGAAGAGATCACCATCCCACTTCCAATCATTCAGATCCCACTCCACGCTCCTTTTGCCTCTGTATCCATAGAAATGTTGACCCTCACCTTCAACTCTAGCTTCCATCACAAAACACCTTCGATCCCAAATTGATCTTTGTAGATCGAAAGGTGAAGATAAAATCAATCAAGATTCTTCCCTAGAGATCTACAAAGGAACAGATCCATGGTTCCAATTAGCCCCAAACACACTTCTCAATACACAGATAAATCAAAAGACCTTTCAACGTATAAAAGCTCTTCAGACAcgacaagaacaagaagaagagaaaactgACCTGTCTCAATACTAAGCAAATCAAAGTAACAGCTGGAAACACCTTCGAGAGGAGCCACTGGTGATGGAGATGCGATGAAGATGCGTTTGTGGCGTGATGGAGAGGAGAGTATGTGTATGGTAATGGTTAATTGGGGTAGTACAAAAGGTTTGGGGGAGAgaaagagtgagagagagaaaaccaaaaattagtacatatcaaaaaaatatataattttaattttaatttttttctaaggCAAAACAAAATAGTGGTGGACCACTTCTACActgataatatttatatttaaaaatctatataagATAAAAAGACACAAAATTAATTCTTTTGTGACTTTTGTCTACCTTTTTTATTGTCTTCTCCCATGTGGAGCAGTGTACTAATGGAGGTTAATAATCAGCTGCGTCGCGGAGCATGTGACGGTTTCGTGCACTTAGAGGTGGTATTGTCTGTGGAGCGGTGCACGCTAATGCGTTTCAGACTCTTAGTTAGTTGTGAGTTCGTTGGGAGTAAAAAAATGGAGTGTTCCAGTGAGTAGTGAAGAACCGTAGTAATCGCTAATCGATAAAGAAAGTGTCGGTGTGTCTTACTAGTATATGAGTGGACGCGGTTTGACTTTGACTTGAGGAACCCGACTGGGCCAACTTTCTGTCTCGATGTGGTCAAAGTGGTCTGGGCTTTACTGGGCCACTTACTACTAACCCacctaaattaaatattttatattatagattttgttttgttgttaatctcgttttgtgttttgttttcgtTCTTGTGATACATCTAATCATTTAATTTAAGGTAAAATATTGGAAAAAAATAATCGAGTTGTTGTTAGTGAGAGTACAAAAAGAGACCAGTCACATGAGAAATATAAGGGAGAATCCAATGCGCTGCGTCGGATGATATATTCTTCCATGTTCCTCGTCATGATAAGCTTTAGAATCTCCAAAGGATCTCATTCCGTAATTATTATGTAATTTCATAGTCTTAAAGTATGATGTTCCTCACTTATTATAACCTGATGCTGATAGTTATTGATTGTATGTGAGATTCCTTTCTAACTCTATTCATTTTTTCACAAATAAAGAGACGTAAATTGATTAGGAGCCGAATAAATGCATTATGTGATGAATTTAGAAAAGCACTACCAACCGCAGCGGCAAGGTTTCggcaaatctatactatactaaaagggagataATCTCCACTTCTAGCCTGTCCACGTCAGCAAAAATAATCCTCCAATCAAAACATTTCATTTTACATGTCACCCTCGAAATTGGTTTTATTTTGGGTTTTTTCTTAACAATTTAAACAGCCCATTAAGCCCAAAATGCCTCCCTTACGCTCCCCTCAAATGCCGAACCTGCGTCTCTGTCCTCAACGCCTTTGCTCGCGTCGATTTCGCCGCCAAGATCTGGATCTGCCCTTTCTGCTTCCAGCGGAACCCTTTCCCTCCTCACTACCACATGATCTCCGAGACCAATCTCCCCGGCGAGCTTTGCCCTCTGTACACCACCGTTGAATATGCGCTTCCTTCCACTGTCGGCCAAGACGCCTCCTCCTGTGTTCGTGTTTGTTCTCGATACGTGTATGATCGAGGAGGAGTTGGGGTTCGCTAAATCTGCACTTAAGCAGGCGATTGGGTTGCTTCCGGAGAATGTTTTGGTGGGGTTTGTCTTTTGGGACGCAGGCTCATGTTCATGAGTTGGGATTCTCGGAGATGTCTAAAGTTTTTGTCTTTAAAGGGAATAAAGAAGTGTCTAAGGATCAGGTTTTGGATCAGTTGGGGCTTTCCTCGAGGAGAGCTCCCACTTCTGGGTTTCCCAAAGGAGCGCAAAATGGGTTCCAGAGTGCTGCTGGTGTCAACAGGTTCTTTCTGCATGCCTCGGATTGTGAATACACACTGGACTTGGTAAGTTACGGTTGATATGTTTGTGCTGGTAAATGATTATATGTTGTGACGTGGATTGATGTTTGGTATGCGATGACAGTTCCTCCTCAGCTACTCTCAATTATGACGGCATGAAGAAGATTGACTCAGTGACACTATCTGAGTTGAATTTTCATGACCTTAGTTCACCACCCAAGGTTAGACTCTATCTTAACAACATGCTCATGTTGTATTAAATATGCCTTTATCTAACTTAAACAAATATAGACTGTCGAGTTCCTATGTACTAGGGATGTTGGCAGTATTGAAACAGCAAATGGATGGTGCTGTGTCTCCTGCTCCAAGTTCTCATCCTGCACGTGTGCGCCCTGCCATGATGAAAATGCGGTTGGAGTTGCAAGGTAAGCGGAGCTGCACTATTTACATATTCTCTTGCAAATTGTTCCAATACAACTCTCATTACCTTCACATCTAACAAATGGTCTCTGATTTCCACTTCTAGGTACCGGGTAGAGATGTTAGTTACTGATGTATCTGACACTGCCATGTTCGTAGCTTTTGATGGTGAGATGAAAAAGTTGACCAGTGGTCCTGCTGTAGCAGCATCCATGATAACATAGCTGAAACCTGAACAAGTTGACCAGTGGTCTTGCTGCAGCAGTTTCAGCGTCCATGGTAACATAGCTGATACCGTAAGTGTTGAGTTATTGTTTCTTAATTTAAAACCTCCTCCTCTGTAATGTCTTTCATCATATAAAGTCCTGAGAGCCTAGGAGGGCAGACCCACATAACTAGCCCCTTCCACAATGCTTCATAGATATTGTGGGGAGGACCATTACATTCCAGCTTAAGCTTTCACATTAAAAATTCACATCAAAGCATCAGTCTTTCACCATAGCTCGCATATTTGATCGTAAGTCGTAACCAACGTCCCTCCCCCCctccccaccccccccccctctcCTAATTTTACTGTCTAGGTTTGCTGTCTCACTTTAAAAGCTATCTTACTCTATTACATTTCTAATTGCTCTATTCACTAACACCTCCACATGGTGTTGATGACAATCTGTGATGAGAGGAGTTGTGAAAAATGTCTCGCAGCAGGTGGACAGATTGGTGTTCCTGTTAATAGCCCATAAGTGCGTAACAATGGCATTGTTGTAGGCCATCGTGGAGAGGTTCCACAATTGAGTGATCTCCCGGTTGTGACTGACCCAACTTCTGAGGAGTCTCAAGCTGATGAAGATGGACGTTGGGCATGCATTGTTAAACTTGCGAGCTGACGTGTACATGTCATTGTTGTCTACTTCAGACGTATCTCTACTATcaagtttttcttaaatttcatTTTCGACATTAATAAGTCATACTTGAATGCATTGTCCTGTTTTAAAAGATGAATTTGTTTGTTTAAAATTGACTTACCCAACAAGTAGTCTATgcatatttacttttaaaatgttTCTGAATGGAATA is drawn from Brassica rapa cultivar Chiifu-401-42 chromosome A05, CAAS_Brap_v3.01, whole genome shotgun sequence and contains these coding sequences:
- the LOC103849483 gene encoding S-adenosylmethionine synthase 2; amino-acid sequence: MESFLFTSESVNEGHPDKLCDQVSDAVLDACLEQDPESKVACETCTKTNMVMVFGEITTKAKVDYEKIVRDTCRAIGFVSADVGLDADTCKVLVNIEEQSPDIAQGVHGHFTKRPEEIGAGDQGHMFGYATDETPELMPLSHVLATKLGARLTEVRKNGTCPWVRPDGKTQVTVEYYNENGAMVPVRVHTVLISTQHDETVTNDEIARDLKEHVIKPVIPAKYLDEKTIFHLNPSGRFVIGGPHGDAGLTGRKIIIDTYGGWGAHGGGAFSGKDPSKVDRSGAYIARQAAKSIVASDLARRALVQVSYAIGVPEPLSVFVDTYGTGKIPDKEILKIVKENFDFRPGMMTINLDLTRGGNGRFLKTAAYGHFGRDDPDFTWEVVKPLKAEKA
- the LOC103849484 gene encoding squamosa promoter-binding-like protein 1 isoform X1, which produces MEARVEGEGQHFYGYRGKRSVEWDLNDWKWDGDLFIATPLNPGVSQTMGRQFFPLGNSSNSSSSCSEEGNGNITREVEKRRRAAAAATGEDTDNNNNNGGLSLKLGENGYDLNGEREGKKTKLGGGSGTNHRSVCQVESCEADLSKVKDYHRRHKVCEMHSKATSALVAGIMQRFCQQCSRFHVLEEFDEGKRSCRRRLAGHNKRRRKTNPEPAANGNPLSDDNQSSNYLLICLLKILSNMHSANGSSDHQDLMPHLLKSLVSHAGEQLGKNLVELLLQGGSGLLAAPQEDSKQAPEIPRQELYANGNRSEKLQTKVNDFDLNDIYIDSDDGTDLERSSPPTTTTNPATSSPDYPSWIHQTSRNSDSASDQSPSSSSEDAQMRTGRIVFKLFGKEPNDFPPVLRGQILDWLSHTPTDIESYIRPGCIVLTIYLRQAETAWEELSDDMGFSLSKLLDLSDDPLWTSGWIYVRMQNQYAFVFDGQVVVDTSLPLRSYDHSHIISVRPLAVAATGKAQFTVKGINLRRPGTRLLCAVGGKYLIQENDDLKESNECVSFSCDLPITSGRGFMEIEDQGGLSSSFFPFIVVEEDDVCSEIRILETTLEFTDTDSAKLAMEFIHELGWLLRRSKLGVFSLARFKWLIEFSMDREWCAVIRKLLNMFFEGAVGDSSSDAAALSELCLLHRAVRKNSKPMVEMLLRYVVPNQQRIHSLFRPDAAGPAGLTPLHIAAGKDGSEDVLDALTEDPSMVGIEAWRTSKDTTGFTPEDYARLRGHFSYIHLIQRKINKKSATEDHVVVNIPASSISDREQKETKSGSSALEITHGNNKLQCKLCDHKLVYGTARRSVAYRPAMLSMVAIAAVCVCVALLFKSCPEVLYVFQPFRWELLDYGTR
- the LOC103849484 gene encoding squamosa promoter-binding-like protein 1 isoform X2, whose product is MEARVEGEGQHFYGYRGKRSVEWDLNDWKWDGDLFIATPLNPGVSQTMGRQFFPLGNSSNSSSSCSEEGNGNITREVEKRRRAAAAATGEDTDNNNNNGGLSLKLGENGYDLNGEREGKKTKLGGGSGTNHRSVCQVESCEADLSKVKDYHRRHKVCEMHSKATSALVAGIMQRFCQQCSRFHVLEEFDEGKRSCRRRLAGHNKRRRKTNPEPAANGNPLSDDNQSSNYLLICLLKILSNMHSNGSSDHQDLMPHLLKSLVSHAGEQLGKNLVELLLQGGSGLLAAPQEDSKQAPEIPRQELYANGNRSEKLQTKVNDFDLNDIYIDSDDGTDLERSSPPTTTTNPATSSPDYPSWIHQTSRNSDSASDQSPSSSSEDAQMRTGRIVFKLFGKEPNDFPPVLRGQILDWLSHTPTDIESYIRPGCIVLTIYLRQAETAWEELSDDMGFSLSKLLDLSDDPLWTSGWIYVRMQNQYAFVFDGQVVVDTSLPLRSYDHSHIISVRPLAVAATGKAQFTVKGINLRRPGTRLLCAVGGKYLIQENDDLKESNECVSFSCDLPITSGRGFMEIEDQGGLSSSFFPFIVVEEDDVCSEIRILETTLEFTDTDSAKLAMEFIHELGWLLRRSKLGVFSLARFKWLIEFSMDREWCAVIRKLLNMFFEGAVGDSSSDAAALSELCLLHRAVRKNSKPMVEMLLRYVVPNQQRIHSLFRPDAAGPAGLTPLHIAAGKDGSEDVLDALTEDPSMVGIEAWRTSKDTTGFTPEDYARLRGHFSYIHLIQRKINKKSATEDHVVVNIPASSISDREQKETKSGSSALEITHGNNKLQCKLCDHKLVYGTARRSVAYRPAMLSMVAIAAVCVCVALLFKSCPEVLYVFQPFRWELLDYGTR
- the LOC103834829 gene encoding uncharacterized protein LOC103834829 isoform X2; amino-acid sequence: MFMSWDSRRCLKFLSLKGIKKCLRIRFWISWGFPRGELPLLGFPKERKMGSRVLLVSTGSFCMPRIVNTHWTCSSSATLNYDGMKKIDSVTLSELNFHDLSSPPKTVEFLCTRDVGSIETANGWCCVSCSKFSSCTCAPCHDENAVGVARYRVEMLVTDVSDTAMLTSGPAVAASMIT
- the LOC103834829 gene encoding uncharacterized protein LOC103834829 isoform X1, yielding MFMSWDSRRCLKFLSLKGIKKCLRIRFWISWGFPRGELPLLGFPKERKMGSRVLLVSTGSFCMPRIVNTHWTCSSSATLNYDGMKKIDSVTLSELNFHDLSSPPKTVEFLCTRDVGSIETANGWCCVSCSKFSSCTCAPCHDENAVGVARYRVEMLVTDVSDTAMFVAFDGEMKKLTSGPAVAASMIT